From the Myxococcales bacterium genome, the window CTCCTCGGGGACGGCATCCATCTCCGGTTCTGCGTTGGCAGTAAAGGCCACCGCGAGCAGGATCGGGACAATTCGGAAATGAGCGTGGGTTGCGAATAGCATGGGATTCCTCCAAAACGAGACTCACAAATACCCGGCAATTCGATTGCCGATCTCAATACATGGATCGAAGAAGCGCATTGGGGTCAGACATGGATAAAACACGGAGCGTCGTCGTGTCGGGGCAATCATTTAGCAGATCCGCGAAAACCCGGCCAAGAACCCCGCAGCTTGTAAATCGGGGGGGACCCCGGAGCGCCGAGCGTATAAGGCCGCGCGCAGCCTGCTAGAATCCCCCGCCATGACGGTTGCAGCATTGGTAGTGGCGGCGGGGCGCGGGGAGCGGTTGGGGAGAGAACTCCCAAAGGCCTACGTCGAGTTGGTGGGCCAGACCCTGCTCGAGCGATCCCTGGCCGCGATGGATCGGGCGCTGGAAATCGACATCGTGCAACCGGTGATCGGCGCCGACGATGTCGAGCGCTTTGCTGGACTGGGGCTCGGGCCGAGTCCCAAGCGGCTCGATCCTGTCATCGGAGGGGCTGTGCGGCAGGATTCGGTTGCGGCGGGCCTGGCGGCGTTGCCGGAGTCGGTGGAATGGGTCGCCGTGCACGATGCGGCGCGTTGTTTGATTGCGCTGGAGGACATTTCGCGGGTGATCGCTGAGGCAAAAAAACACGGCGCGGCGCTGCTCGCGGTGCCCGCTCGGGACACCATCAAACGAGTGAGAGACGGGGCGGTGGTCGAAACCCCCGATCGACACGAGTGTTGGTCGGCTCAGACACCGCAGGTATTCCGCTATGACGTGCTCCGGGAGGCGCTCGACAAGGCTCGGGCCGACGGGTTCGCGGGAACCGACGACGCCCAGCTGGTCGAACGACTCGGAATCCCGGTGCGAGTGGTGAGTGGAAGTATTCGCAATATCAAGATTACTCTGCCTGAAGACCTCGCTCTTGCCGAGAGCTGGTTGAAGGCCGAGAGCTGGCTAGCGGCCGAGAGCGGATTGGCTGGGGAGGAAAGCCGATGAACCCCAAAATTGGACAGGGATTTGACGCACACAAACTCGTGTCGGACCGGCGACTGGTCCTCGGCGGAGTCGAGATTCCGTTCGATCGCGGGCTCGAAGGCCACTCCGACGGGGACGTTCTGCTCCACGCCGTTTGTGACGCCATCCTGGGCGCCATGGGGGAGGGGGATCTCGGTCGACACTTTCCTTCTTCCGACGAAAGTCTGCGCGGGATCGACAGCGCAATTCTGCTCGAACGGGTCGTAGAAATGATGCGCGAGCGAAGCCTCGAGTTGGGGAACCTCGACGCCACCTTGATTGCCCAGGTGCCACGGCTCGCTCCTCACCAGGCGGAAATTCAAAAGAACCTGGCATCCCTGCTGGGCAGCCCACAGACTTGCATCAATTTGAAGGTGACGAGCACCGATCATCTCGGCGCTCTGGGAAGAGAAGAAGGAATGGCGGCGCTGGTTGTCGTGTTGCTCGTAGCGAGGGGGGGGGAGTGGCGCCGGTGAGTGAGATCGTCTTTTACAATACGCGAACGCGGAAGAAAGAAAAATTTGTTCCGCTCGTGCCGGGCAAGGTGGGGATCTACACCTGTGGCCCCACGGTCTACGGCCCCTCGCATATTGGCAACCTGCGCTCGCAACTCGTCCCCGATCTGCTCAAGCGGTTTCTCCGCAGCGAAGGCTTCGCGGTGACCCACGTGGTCAACATCACCGACGTTGGACACCTGGTCTCCGACTCGGACGAAGGCGAAGACAAAATGGAACTGGCGGCCCAGCGCGCCGGCCAGACCGCGGAGCAAATCGCCAACAAGTGGACCGAACTCTGGCACGCAGACCGCATGCGTTTGAACTGCCAGGAGCTCGATTTCAACCCCAAGGCCACCGATCACATCGAAGAGCAGATCGCGCTCGCCAAGACTCTCGACCAGAAGGGCTTTCTATACCGACTCGAGGACGGCATCTATTTCGATATCTCAAAGTTTCCTCGCTACGCCGATCTGGCCAAGCTCGATCTCGAGGGGCAGGGCGCAGTGCAACGCATCGACAAAGTCGAAGGCAAACGCCATCCCGCAGATTTCGGCATCTGGAAGTTTGCCAAGGAGGGAGTGAAGCGACTTCAGGAGTGGGATTCGCCCTGGGGTCGGGGCTTCCCCGGCTGGCATCTCGAGTGTTCGGCCATGAGCAGCAAGTATCTCGGCGAGCGCTTCGACATTCATACCGGCGGTATTGATCTGGCGACCGTGCATCACACCAACGAGGTTGCACAAAGTGAATGCGCCTTTGGAATCGAGCCCTGGGTGAGTGTCTGGATCCACAACGAATTCCTGGACTTCGGTGGAGAGAAGATGTCGAAATCCACGGGCAACGTGAAGGGCATCGACGATCTGGTCGATCGCGGGATTGAACCCCTGGCCTTTCGCTATTTCGTGCTCCAGGCTCACTATCGTCAGCAACAGACCTTCAACGACGAGGCGATCGAGTCGGCGGCAAAAGGGTATAGACGGCTGGTGAACGTCGTCGCGGGGCTGCGCGAAGAACAGGGGCAGGGCACGACCGAAGCCCAGGCGCCATATCGTGCGCGCTTTCGCGAAGCGCTGGCAGACGATCTCAACGCCCCCAAGGCGATGGCGGTCACCTGGGAGGTCGCGCGCAGCGACTCTCTTTCCCCCGCCGATCGGCGTGACCTGTTGCTGGACTTCGACGAGGTGCTCGGGCTGAATCTTGCGCACGCCACTGCGGCAGAAGAAGTTGCGGAAGTAGATCCGCGGATCGACAGGCTGTTGGTCGAGCGCGAAGCGGCTCGCAAGAACAAAGACTTTGCCACTTCAGATCGGATCCGGGACGAATTGGCGGCAGAGGGGATTGTGATCGTCGATTCGCCGGAAGGACCGCGCTGGAGCCGCAAGTGAGTGCGGCCGGAACAAGGGCGAGAATGCTGAGGGGCCTGGATGAGGGGATCCCGTTCGAGCTTGTTTCGGATTACAAGCCAGCGGGAGATCAGCCCGCCGCGATTGCTGAGTTGCTCGCCGGGATCGAGCGCGGCGATGCACATCAGACCTTGCTCGGGGTTACGGGCAGCGGCAAAACTTTCACGATTGCGTGCGTCGTGGAGGCGATCAATCGTCCCACCATCGTCATGTCTCCGAACAAGACCCTGGCCGCCCAGCTCTACGCGGAATTCAAGGGTCTCTTTCCCAACAACGCGGTCGAGTACTTTGTCTCCTACTACGACTACTACCAACCCGAAGCCTATATCGCGGCGAGCGATACCTACATCGAAAAAGATTCGTCGGTCAACGACGAGATCGACAAGCTGCGGCATTCCGCCACGCATTCGATCCTGACCCGCCGAGATACCCTGGTGGTGGCGAGCGTCTCCTGCATTTACGGACTTGGAGCGCCGGAAAACTACGGCAGCATGCACGCCTACCTCGAAACCGACATGCATCTGGTGCGCGACGACTTGCTGCGCAACCTGGTCGACCTGCTGTACACCAGAAACGATCACGACTTTCACCGGGGCACCTTTCGTGTGCGGGGCGATGTGGTCGAAATCTTTCCCCAGTATGAAGCCGAGCGGGCGATTCGGGTCGAGTTCTTCGGCGACGAAATTGAGAGTCTGGCCGAGATTGACCCCTTGCGTGGGAAGGTGCTGTCGCGACCCCAGCGTGTGATGATCTATCCGGCGAGTCACTACGTGGCCACGCGCACGCGCATCAAGCAGGCGATCGAAGGCATTCGCACCGAGTTGATGGAACGGTTGCAGCACTTCGAACGCGAGGGCAAGTTGCTCGAAGCCCAGCGCCTCGAACAACGCACGATGTACGACCTCGAGATGCTCGAGGAGATGGGCTTTTGTCACGGGGTCGAGAACTACTCTCGTTGGCTCGATGGTCGTTCCCAGGGCCAGACCCCGTACACCCTTTACGACTATCTCCCCGAGGACACCCTGGTGGTACTCGACGAGAGCCACATCACGATTCCACAGATCGGAGGCATGTACCGCGGAGACCGGGCCCGAAAAGAGACCCTGGTCGAATACGGCTGGCGGTTGCCGTCGGCCCTCGACAATCGCCCGATGCGATTTGATGAATGGCGCGAGCGGGCCAAGCAGACCATCTACGTGTCCGCGACCCCGGCCGAATACGAAATGGAGATTTGCCAGGGCGTGGTGACGGAACAGATCATCCGCCCCACTGGATTGATAGACCCCAAGATCGAAATCCGTCCGGCCAGTGGACAGGTTGACGATCTGCTCGAAGCGATCAGGCTGCGGGTGGAAAGGAAGGAACGCGTCCTCGTCACCACCTTGACCAAGAGAATGGCGGAAGAACTCACGGAGTACTACGCCGAGCTGGGGATTCGTATTCGCTATCTCCACAGCGACATCGCCACGATCGAGCGTATGGAGATCATTCGCGAGTTGCGAGAAGGCGGGTTTGACGTATTGGTGGGGATCAACCTGTTGCGCGAGGGGCTCGATATTCCGGAAGTTTCACTGGTGGCCATCCTCGACGCGGACAAAGAGGGCTTCCTGCGTTCGACCCGATCCTTGATCCAGACGATCGGCCGTGCGGCGCGCAATGCCAGGGGCGAAGTGATCCTCTATGCCGACAAGCGAACGGATTCGATCAAGCGCACGCTCGAAGAAACCGATCGTCGCCGCGCTGTGCAGGAAGAATACAACGCAGTGCACGGCATTACGCCCACGACCATTGCCAAGAAGATCACTAGCTTGCACGATTCGATCTGGGAGTCGGACTACGTGACGGTTCCGAAATCCGATCAATTGGCCGAGCCCCACGTTCCCGCCCACGAACTTCCAGTGCTCATCAAGGCCCTGCGCAGTGAAATGAAGGCCGCCGCCAAGGACCTCGAGTTCGAGCGAGCCGCGGATCTACGCGACCGCATCAACGAACTCGAGGAGCGGCGCTTGCGGTTCGGCTGATGCGGGGTGCGAGGAATGGCTGAGGAGAAGAGCAAGCTCGAAGAAAGCGCCGCGTCCCTGCCGACCGGCCCTGGGGTGTATCTGTTCAAAGCGTCCGACGGCCACGTTCTCTACGTCGGCAAAGCCCAGAACTTGCGAAGTCGAGTTCGCCAATATCTTTCCGGTGCAGACAGTCGCATGCGTATCCCGGCACTGGTGGAACGCGCCGCGGATGTCGACGTGCTGACGACCGAAAACGTAAAAGACGCGCTGCTGCTCGAAAATGAATTGATCAAGCAGTACAAGCCGCCCTTCAACGTGCGTTTGCGGGACGACAAGCAGTACCTCGCTCTGCGTCTCGATCCGAATGACGAATGGCCTCGCTTGCAAACGGTGCGAAAATTCCGCCGGGACAAGGCGGAGTACTTCGGGCCGTACACTTCGAGCATCGAACTCAAGAAGTCGCTGGGGGATCTGCGGCGGATCTTTCCGCTGCGGTCGTGCACCGACGCCGTGTTTCGAGACTACCGGCGCCGCGGACGACCCTGTATCGAATTCGAAATGAAACGATGTGCGGCTCCATGCTGCGATCGCATCGATGAAGCCGGCTACAACGAACTCGTGATGGGAACTCTGCTGTTCTTGCGCGGGCGCTCGGCCGAACTCATGAATTCTCTCAATGAGAGAATGGAGAAGGCTTCCGCGGAGGAAAACTTCGAAGAGGCGGCCCGGGTACGCGATCGCATCGCAGGGGTCGAACGCACCCTCGAACATCAACGCATCATCGTCGAGCAACCGGTTGACCGCGACGTCTTTGGTCTGGCACAAGAGGGCGGAGACGCCGTAATGCAGGTATTCCACGTGCGCGAAGGGCGGGTCATCGGCGCAGAAGACTTTGCATTCTCCGATTTACGCCTCGACCCCGGCGCGGTCGTGAGTTCGTTTCTCGGTCAGTACTACGGTGAAGAGTTCGGCCGTCGCATTCCCAGCGAGATATTGACACCGACCGCGGTAGAGGACGCTGAAGCGCTACTCGGCATGTTGTGCGATCGAGCCGAACGCCCGGTTCGCTTGAAGGCTCCAAAGCGCGGCGATCTCAAGACGCTCGTGCAGATGGCGATCGACAATGCCGAAGTGGCCCTCGAACGGCGCTTGCGCGCCCGCACCAGTGTAGAGGGCGCGCTCGAAGAAATCAGGAAACGCTGTGACTTGACCGCGCTGCCCCGACGTATCGAGTGCTACGACGTATCGAATCTGCAGGGGACCCTGGCTGTAGCGAGTCGAGTGGTCTTCGAAGACGGTGTTCCGGTGAAGTCGGACTATCGGCGTTACCGCATCCGACGTGCCCAGGCGGGTGACGACTACGATTGTCTGCGCGAGGTGTTGCAGCGCCGGATGTCACGGATTGTTCAGGAGCCGCTGCCCGATCTATTGATGGTGGACGGGGGCAGGGGACAGCTCGGGGTGCTGATTGTGGTGCTCGGCGACATCGGCCTGGAACTCGACACCCTGGGATTGTCAAAGGAACGCGATGGCGAGGGACCCAAAGCCCGTGTGAAGCGCGGCGGCGGGCTCAAGGCGGAGCGTATTTTCCGACCTGGGCGCGCCAACCCGATCATGCTGCATCCTGGTTCCCGGGGCTTGCTGCTACTACAGCGCGTGCGAGACGAATCCCATCGCTTCGCCATCGAATTTCAGCGCAAGCTGCGCAGCAAGGTCAACTTCACCTCGATCCTGCAAGAACTGCCCGGAATCGGTCCGGTGAAGCGAAAGGCGCTCCTCAAGGCGCTGGGTTCGCTCACGCGCATTCGCGAGGCCTCTCGAGAAGAGTTGGCCAACGTTCCGGGCGTTTCCGGGTCGGACGCCGAGATGATCTTTGATTTCTTTGCGGCGCTGCGGTCGCAGCCAGAACCCGGGCCGTAGCCCCGCCTACTTCACAATCGCGATGGGTTCCACGATGCCGGCATTCCGGCGGAAGTTGGCCAGGCGCTTGAGCATGCTGTCGCTTACTTCCTGACCACGCGCGGCGATCGTCATGCCAGCGGGGGTGTGATGTAGCAGATCCTGCCGGACGTTTTTCATTAGCTTAGCTTTTCCCTCAGCACCTCGTACGGTGTCTTTCCCTTGTGCGCCCCGTGCGGCCGGTCGTTGTTATAGAAGCGTTCCCAGACCGCCAACTTCTTCTCGAGGTCCACATCCCCCTTGTACGTGAGGAGCTGGTAGAACTCGTCCTTGTCGGTCCGGTGCGACCGCTCGACCTTTCCGTTCAGCTGTGGCGTTCGCGCTTTGATGTAGACGTGTTCCATGCCTTTGTCAGCGACATGCCAGTGGAAGAGCGCCTGGAACTCGTGGCCGCGATCCGTGCGGATCGTCTGGATCCGAAACGGGAACTTCTCCACGACGTAATCGATGAAGTCGATGGCACTTTTCTGGGTATGTCGCTTGTAGATCTTCAATGCGCGCACTCGAGTCGCATCGTCGATCGCCGTGTACTGGTATCGGCGCACCGAGCCACCTCGTTTCCTCTTCAAAGTCAGGAACTTGACGTCCACCTGGACGTGGTGGCCAGGGACCTGTTTCTCGTAGCGGTGCGTGTGTACCGCTCGCCGCCCCATACGATTCGGTAGTCGATTGAGGCCGTGCCGCTTGCAAACACGGTAGACCGTCGCGTCCGATGTCTTGATGCCGAGGTACCGCTCCAAGTACCAGACAATGCGTATCGGGCCCATGTGGTAGGTCCGGCGAAGGTGCAGGATCTTCTCCACCACCTCTTCCGGGGTCTTGTTTGGGTGATTGTGGGAGACGCGCATCCGACGCCTCAACCCCTCGTCGCCCGACTCTCGGTACCGATCTCGCCAAAGATAGAAGGTCGACCTCGCGATTCCGAAGCGCCGGCATGCGATCTTGATGTTGCCATTCCTCTCGGCGTACTCGATAACACGCTTCTTACGTCTGATTTCCCGCTGTTCTTCTGTCATCCAGATCCCCTCGGTCAGTGTCTGCCATTATCATGACAGGACTGTCCGGCTGGATCTGTAATTTCACAATCGCTCTACTGGACCTCGATCATTTCAAACACGTCAACGACCTTCACGGACACAACGCGGGGGATCAGGTATTGAAGATCGTTGCCGCTCGAATGCAGCGGCAACTACGCGATTACGACTCCGTGGTGCGTTGGGGAGGCGAAGAATTCTTGCTTGTTTTCCCCCATGCTTCGCTTGCTGACGCCCCGGCGATTGGCGAGCGCCTGTGCACGGCGCTGTCTCGAGAGCCCATGACGCTGGACTCCGGAACGGCCCTGGAAATTACCGCGAGCATCGGGCTGGCCTTCACCTTCCGCGAGCCGTCATTGAGTCCCACCGCCTTCATCGAGCGAGCCGACAAGGCACTTTATCGCGCCAAAGACGGTGGTCGCGACCAATACGTCGTCTCTGAGGAGCCATAGGAACAGGACCGGCGAGCAACCTGAGGAACCCCCAATTCCAAACTTGCGAACCTCGCCAGCTTTCCTATCCCTATGCTTTGGGCCCCAGCCACTTGATGAAAGAACAGGAGTTTCTCCTTGACTGCCTCCATGCTCGACCGCGCTCGTGAACTGAGAACCTTCATCGATGCCCAGGCGTCGAAGACCGAAAGTTCAGAACTCCCGAAAGAAACCGTCGACGCTCTGGTGGGAGCGGATCTGTTCGGTGTCCTGACTCCAAAGGAAGTCGGGGGCAGTGAATTATCAATTTGCGAATTGCTCGACGTCTTTGCAGAAGTCGCGCGCGCGGACGGGTCCGCGGGTTGGTGCCTGATGGCCGGGGCCTCCACCATTGGCTATTTCGGCGCCTACGCCGAAGAACCTGTCGTGAGTGAACTCTTCGCAGACGGTGTCCCCCTTGCGGCCGGGCAGTTTGCGCCCAACGGAACCGCGACGCCGGACGGCGGCGGTTTTCGAGTCAGCGGCAATTACCAGTTCGGGAGTGGCATGAGTTACGCGAAGTGGGCCGGAGCGGGGTTCCTGGTTCTCCCCGAAGCGGGTAGCGATGCCCCCGCGACCTATCTGTTCGGCATCACTCCTCGGGACAACATTGAAGTCAAGGGGAATTGGGATGTCTTGGGGCTCGTCAGCACTGCCAGCTACGACTATGCAATGGACGACGTCTACATACCCAAGGAGGCCACCTTCCTGTTTGCAGCGCCCACCCGAAGGCGAGGTGGCGAGATGTATGAAATTGGTGTGATCGGACTTACCGCGATCGGACACTCGGGCTTTGCGATCGGCGTGGTGCGTCGCGCGCTCGATGAACTGCGGTCCATCGCCAAGACCAAGGTGCGCATGGGCGCGACCACCAGCTTGAATGACAGCGAAAGATTCTTGCACGCCATTGGAACCCTGGAATCGCGCTACCACGCAGCGACAACGTGGGTGTATCAGATCTTTACCGAA encodes:
- the ispD gene encoding 2-C-methyl-D-erythritol 4-phosphate cytidylyltransferase; its protein translation is MTVAALVVAAGRGERLGRELPKAYVELVGQTLLERSLAAMDRALEIDIVQPVIGADDVERFAGLGLGPSPKRLDPVIGGAVRQDSVAAGLAALPESVEWVAVHDAARCLIALEDISRVIAEAKKHGAALLAVPARDTIKRVRDGAVVETPDRHECWSAQTPQVFRYDVLREALDKARADGFAGTDDAQLVERLGIPVRVVSGSIRNIKITLPEDLALAESWLKAESWLAAESGLAGEESR
- a CDS encoding 2-C-methyl-D-erythritol 2,4-cyclodiphosphate synthase; the protein is MNPKIGQGFDAHKLVSDRRLVLGGVEIPFDRGLEGHSDGDVLLHAVCDAILGAMGEGDLGRHFPSSDESLRGIDSAILLERVVEMMRERSLELGNLDATLIAQVPRLAPHQAEIQKNLASLLGSPQTCINLKVTSTDHLGALGREEGMAALVVVLLVARGGEWRR
- a CDS encoding cysteine--tRNA ligase encodes the protein MSEIVFYNTRTRKKEKFVPLVPGKVGIYTCGPTVYGPSHIGNLRSQLVPDLLKRFLRSEGFAVTHVVNITDVGHLVSDSDEGEDKMELAAQRAGQTAEQIANKWTELWHADRMRLNCQELDFNPKATDHIEEQIALAKTLDQKGFLYRLEDGIYFDISKFPRYADLAKLDLEGQGAVQRIDKVEGKRHPADFGIWKFAKEGVKRLQEWDSPWGRGFPGWHLECSAMSSKYLGERFDIHTGGIDLATVHHTNEVAQSECAFGIEPWVSVWIHNEFLDFGGEKMSKSTGNVKGIDDLVDRGIEPLAFRYFVLQAHYRQQQTFNDEAIESAAKGYRRLVNVVAGLREEQGQGTTEAQAPYRARFREALADDLNAPKAMAVTWEVARSDSLSPADRRDLLLDFDEVLGLNLAHATAAEEVAEVDPRIDRLLVEREAARKNKDFATSDRIRDELAAEGIVIVDSPEGPRWSRK
- the uvrB gene encoding excinuclease ABC subunit UvrB, with translation MLRGLDEGIPFELVSDYKPAGDQPAAIAELLAGIERGDAHQTLLGVTGSGKTFTIACVVEAINRPTIVMSPNKTLAAQLYAEFKGLFPNNAVEYFVSYYDYYQPEAYIAASDTYIEKDSSVNDEIDKLRHSATHSILTRRDTLVVASVSCIYGLGAPENYGSMHAYLETDMHLVRDDLLRNLVDLLYTRNDHDFHRGTFRVRGDVVEIFPQYEAERAIRVEFFGDEIESLAEIDPLRGKVLSRPQRVMIYPASHYVATRTRIKQAIEGIRTELMERLQHFEREGKLLEAQRLEQRTMYDLEMLEEMGFCHGVENYSRWLDGRSQGQTPYTLYDYLPEDTLVVLDESHITIPQIGGMYRGDRARKETLVEYGWRLPSALDNRPMRFDEWRERAKQTIYVSATPAEYEMEICQGVVTEQIIRPTGLIDPKIEIRPASGQVDDLLEAIRLRVERKERVLVTTLTKRMAEELTEYYAELGIRIRYLHSDIATIERMEIIRELREGGFDVLVGINLLREGLDIPEVSLVAILDADKEGFLRSTRSLIQTIGRAARNARGEVILYADKRTDSIKRTLEETDRRRAVQEEYNAVHGITPTTIAKKITSLHDSIWESDYVTVPKSDQLAEPHVPAHELPVLIKALRSEMKAAAKDLEFERAADLRDRINELEERRLRFG
- the uvrC gene encoding excinuclease ABC subunit UvrC, producing the protein MAEEKSKLEESAASLPTGPGVYLFKASDGHVLYVGKAQNLRSRVRQYLSGADSRMRIPALVERAADVDVLTTENVKDALLLENELIKQYKPPFNVRLRDDKQYLALRLDPNDEWPRLQTVRKFRRDKAEYFGPYTSSIELKKSLGDLRRIFPLRSCTDAVFRDYRRRGRPCIEFEMKRCAAPCCDRIDEAGYNELVMGTLLFLRGRSAELMNSLNERMEKASAEENFEEAARVRDRIAGVERTLEHQRIIVEQPVDRDVFGLAQEGGDAVMQVFHVREGRVIGAEDFAFSDLRLDPGAVVSSFLGQYYGEEFGRRIPSEILTPTAVEDAEALLGMLCDRAERPVRLKAPKRGDLKTLVQMAIDNAEVALERRLRARTSVEGALEEIRKRCDLTALPRRIECYDVSNLQGTLAVASRVVFEDGVPVKSDYRRYRIRRAQAGDDYDCLREVLQRRMSRIVQEPLPDLLMVDGGRGQLGVLIVVLGDIGLELDTLGLSKERDGEGPKARVKRGGGLKAERIFRPGRANPIMLHPGSRGLLLLQRVRDESHRFAIEFQRKLRSKVNFTSILQELPGIGPVKRKALLKALGSLTRIREASREELANVPGVSGSDAEMIFDFFAALRSQPEPGP
- a CDS encoding IS481 family transposase, which codes for MTEEQREIRRKKRVIEYAERNGNIKIACRRFGIARSTFYLWRDRYRESGDEGLRRRMRVSHNHPNKTPEEVVEKILHLRRTYHMGPIRIVWYLERYLGIKTSDATVYRVCKRHGLNRLPNRMGRRAVHTHRYEKQVPGHHVQVDVKFLTLKRKRGGSVRRYQYTAIDDATRVRALKIYKRHTQKSAIDFIDYVVEKFPFRIQTIRTDRGHEFQALFHWHVADKGMEHVYIKARTPQLNGKVERSHRTDKDEFYQLLTYKGDVDLEKKLAVWERFYNNDRPHGAHKGKTPYEVLREKLS
- a CDS encoding GGDEF domain-containing protein, coding for MTGLSGWICNFTIALLDLDHFKHVNDLHGHNAGDQVLKIVAARMQRQLRDYDSVVRWGGEEFLLVFPHASLADAPAIGERLCTALSREPMTLDSGTALEITASIGLAFTFREPSLSPTAFIERADKALYRAKDGGRDQYVVSEEP
- a CDS encoding acyl-CoA dehydrogenase family protein: MTASMLDRARELRTFIDAQASKTESSELPKETVDALVGADLFGVLTPKEVGGSELSICELLDVFAEVARADGSAGWCLMAGASTIGYFGAYAEEPVVSELFADGVPLAAGQFAPNGTATPDGGGFRVSGNYQFGSGMSYAKWAGAGFLVLPEAGSDAPATYLFGITPRDNIEVKGNWDVLGLVSTASYDYAMDDVYIPKEATFLFAAPTRRRGGEMYEIGVIGLTAIGHSGFAIGVVRRALDELRSIAKTKVRMGATTSLNDSERFLHAIGTLESRYHAATTWVYQIFTELEQDVRKTGKVNPKLCNVVRQATVHVNQEGANIVHEAYLLAGTTGLRNGPLQRCFRDIHAGSQHFFASPASTLDYARDLMADTPSDGVDA